The Herminiimonas arsenitoxidans genome window below encodes:
- a CDS encoding YjfB family protein codes for MDVSNIASLATSMAQQRTNSDVSLTVFKKAMDIQSAMATTLIDAIPKVNLPANIGQNINTKA; via the coding sequence ATGGACGTAAGCAATATTGCAAGTTTGGCGACCAGCATGGCGCAGCAGCGCACGAATAGTGACGTGTCTCTGACAGTATTCAAAAAGGCGATGGATATCCAGAGTGCGATGGCAACGACCTTGATCGATGCGATCCCGAAAGTGAATCTGCCTGCGAATATAGGTCAAAACATCAATACCAAAGCCTGA
- a CDS encoding DUF924 family protein, translated as MSVETITSILEFWFGTDQDDAKAAAQQSKLWWSKDTAVDQTISDRFQESTLAAANGELDIWAATPRGLLALILLTDQFPRNMYRGLSTSFAFDPLALQWSLIGLDHGFDQALRPIERVFLYLPLEHSENIAHQERSVALYEQLLRDVPTAEEKTFAGFVQFAIRHRDIVARFGRFPHRNAILGRETTEEERAFLQTAGSSF; from the coding sequence ATGTCGGTAGAAACGATAACGTCGATACTTGAGTTCTGGTTTGGCACGGACCAGGACGATGCCAAAGCGGCCGCACAACAAAGCAAGCTTTGGTGGTCCAAGGATACGGCGGTTGATCAGACGATCAGCGATCGCTTTCAAGAATCTACTTTGGCAGCAGCGAATGGTGAGTTGGATATATGGGCAGCGACGCCACGTGGTTTGCTTGCGCTGATTCTGCTGACAGATCAATTCCCTCGCAATATGTATCGCGGCTTGTCGACTTCTTTTGCATTCGATCCTCTGGCTTTGCAATGGAGCCTGATTGGACTTGATCATGGCTTCGATCAGGCGTTGCGACCTATCGAACGCGTTTTTCTTTATCTTCCGCTCGAACACTCCGAGAACATTGCGCATCAAGAACGCTCGGTAGCTTTATATGAGCAATTGCTGCGTGATGTACCGACTGCAGAAGAAAAAACCTTTGCCGGCTTTGTGCAATTTGCGATTCGGCATCGCGATATCGTTGCGCGTTTTGGTCGCTTTCCGCATCGGAATGCGATTCTGGGACGTGAAACGACAGAAGAAGAGCGTGCGTTTTTGCAAACGGCAGGCTCTTCTTTCTAG
- a CDS encoding efflux RND transporter periplasmic adaptor subunit, translating to MKVSTTPRFSRSTIAIAAGILIIAGAATISLTGRAEKPPVAAPAAVGVTVANVLERSVTEWDDFSGRVEAVERVEIRPRVSGTIDVVHFQEGQLVKKGALLFTIDPRPYKAELARAEAARAGAAARLALSKTELDRTKRLLEERAVAQRELDTRENAYQEADANLKAADAAVQTARLNLQYTEITAPVAGRVSRAEITVGNLVATGPTAPTLTTVVSVSPVYVNFEIDEPTYIRYAGNGTVGNSGVNKIPVSIGLTSEEGYPRNGNVKSFDNRLDTGSGTIRVRAVFNNEDGTLTPGMYARVRTGDANAKNALLIDDKAVGTDQDKKYVMVVGADNKVIYRPVSLGPIVDGLRIVRSGLQKDERIVVNGLQRIRPNDTVTPEVVKMDARVASANTVKPAGQAASSAVN from the coding sequence ATGAAAGTATCAACTACACCACGTTTTTCCCGCAGTACCATCGCGATTGCCGCGGGCATCCTCATCATCGCCGGCGCGGCGACAATTTCTCTGACTGGTCGCGCAGAAAAACCGCCAGTTGCAGCGCCTGCAGCGGTTGGCGTAACAGTCGCCAATGTGTTGGAACGCTCAGTAACAGAGTGGGATGATTTTTCCGGTCGCGTCGAAGCCGTTGAGCGTGTTGAAATTCGCCCACGGGTTTCCGGCACGATAGATGTCGTGCATTTTCAGGAAGGGCAATTGGTGAAGAAGGGCGCTTTGCTGTTCACCATCGATCCACGTCCTTATAAAGCCGAACTTGCGCGTGCCGAAGCAGCGCGTGCCGGTGCCGCTGCACGTTTGGCTTTATCCAAAACAGAATTGGATCGTACCAAACGCTTGCTGGAAGAACGTGCGGTGGCACAGCGTGAATTGGATACGCGTGAAAACGCCTACCAGGAAGCCGATGCCAATCTGAAAGCCGCCGATGCTGCCGTACAGACTGCACGCCTGAACCTGCAATACACCGAAATCACCGCACCGGTAGCTGGTCGCGTCTCGCGTGCAGAAATTACGGTGGGCAACCTGGTTGCGACTGGCCCGACTGCACCGACGCTGACTACCGTCGTTTCTGTATCGCCGGTCTATGTCAATTTCGAAATCGATGAACCTACTTATATTCGTTACGCCGGTAATGGCACGGTTGGTAATAGTGGTGTCAACAAGATTCCGGTCTCCATCGGCTTGACCAGTGAAGAAGGTTATCCGCGCAACGGCAATGTGAAGTCTTTCGATAACCGTCTCGATACCGGTTCCGGCACGATACGTGTACGCGCTGTATTCAATAACGAAGATGGCACGTTGACACCAGGCATGTATGCACGGGTACGCACCGGTGATGCAAACGCGAAGAATGCCTTGTTGATTGACGACAAGGCAGTCGGTACCGATCAGGACAAGAAATACGTGATGGTAGTCGGTGCCGATAATAAGGTGATCTATCGTCCGGTCAGCCTGGGTCCTATCGTTGACGGTTTGCGCATCGTGCGTAGCGGCTTGCAAAAGGATGAGCGCATCGTCGTCAACGGCTTGCAACGCATACGCCCGAATGACACCGTTACACCGGAAGTCGTGAAGATGGATGCACGTGTGGCCAGTGCAAATACAGTGAAGCCGGCAGGGCAGGCAGCTTCCAGCGCAGTCAACTAA
- the katG gene encoding catalase/peroxidase HPI, whose product MSTEAKCPFHAAGGGTTNKDWWPNQLRVDLLHQHSNKSNPLGEQFNYAEEFKKLDYKALKADLIKLMTDSQDWWPADFGHYGPQFIRMAWHATGTYRTMDGRGGGGRGQQRFAPLNSWPDNVNIDKSRRLLWPIKQKYGQKISWADLLVLTGNVALESMGFRTFGFAGGRADVWEPDTDVNWGAETTWLGTDKRFHGDRELDENLAATHMGLIYVNPEGPNASGDYMAAAKDIRATFGRMAMDDEEIVALIAGGHTFGKSHGAAPESHKGPEPEGASIEAQGLGWISNFGQGHGKDTVSSGLEVTWTKTPALWSNNFFENLFKYEWEITKSPAGAKQWVAKDAEDIIPDAHIKGKFHKPTMLTTDLTLRFDPEFGKISRRFFEDPQAFAEAFARAWFKLTHRDMGPRARYLGPEVPKEELIWQDPIPAVDYKLVDAADVAALKAKLLTSGLSVSELVGTAWASASTFRGSDKRGGANGARIRLAPMKDWEVNQPAQLAKVLKTLEGIQADFNKSAAGGKKISLADLIVLAGSAGVEQSAKAAGVSVTVPFTPGRNDARQDQTDVDSFDVLEPRVDGFRNYVGKKYAVPTEVSLIDKAQLLNLTAPELTVLIGGLRTININVGGVKHGVFTKTPGVLNNDFFVNLLDMGTQWKPLATDAEVFEGRDRKSGDVKWTGTRVDLVFGSNSVLRSVAEVYAESDAKEKFVNDFITAWVKVMNADRFDLA is encoded by the coding sequence ATGTCAACCGAAGCCAAGTGCCCATTCCATGCCGCCGGTGGTGGTACGACCAATAAAGACTGGTGGCCTAACCAGTTGCGTGTTGACTTGCTGCACCAGCATTCCAACAAGTCTAATCCACTGGGTGAACAGTTCAATTACGCCGAAGAATTCAAGAAGCTCGACTACAAGGCACTGAAGGCTGATCTGATCAAATTGATGACGGACAGTCAGGATTGGTGGCCAGCCGACTTCGGCCACTATGGCCCGCAGTTCATACGCATGGCCTGGCATGCAACAGGCACATACCGCACCATGGACGGACGCGGTGGCGGTGGGCGCGGTCAGCAGCGCTTTGCGCCGCTCAATTCCTGGCCCGACAACGTGAACATCGATAAGTCGCGCCGCCTGCTGTGGCCGATCAAGCAAAAGTACGGTCAGAAAATTTCCTGGGCTGACTTGCTGGTTCTGACTGGCAATGTGGCGCTGGAATCTATGGGTTTCCGCACTTTTGGTTTTGCTGGTGGGCGCGCGGATGTGTGGGAACCAGATACAGATGTGAACTGGGGTGCTGAAACCACATGGTTGGGCACGGACAAACGTTTCCACGGCGACCGCGAGCTGGATGAGAACCTGGCTGCGACGCATATGGGTCTGATTTATGTGAACCCGGAAGGCCCGAACGCCAGTGGTGACTATATGGCTGCGGCCAAGGACATTCGTGCCACTTTTGGCCGCATGGCGATGGACGATGAGGAAATCGTTGCCCTGATTGCTGGTGGCCACACCTTTGGTAAATCCCACGGCGCAGCGCCCGAGTCGCACAAGGGGCCTGAGCCTGAGGGCGCATCGATAGAAGCGCAAGGTCTGGGCTGGATCAGCAACTTCGGCCAGGGACATGGCAAGGACACCGTTTCTAGCGGTCTGGAAGTGACCTGGACCAAGACGCCGGCGCTGTGGAGCAATAACTTTTTTGAAAATCTGTTCAAGTATGAATGGGAAATTACCAAGTCGCCCGCTGGTGCGAAGCAGTGGGTGGCCAAGGATGCCGAAGACATTATCCCGGACGCGCACATCAAGGGTAAGTTCCACAAGCCGACGATGCTGACCACCGATTTGACGCTGCGTTTTGATCCCGAATTCGGCAAGATTTCCCGCCGCTTTTTTGAAGACCCTCAAGCTTTTGCCGAAGCCTTTGCGCGTGCCTGGTTCAAGTTGACGCATCGCGATATGGGTCCGCGTGCACGCTATCTTGGTCCTGAGGTACCGAAGGAAGAGTTGATCTGGCAAGATCCGATTCCAGCAGTGGATTACAAGCTGGTGGATGCCGCTGACGTAGCTGCGCTCAAGGCCAAGTTGCTGACCTCGGGTTTGTCGGTAAGTGAGCTGGTTGGTACAGCGTGGGCTTCGGCCTCGACTTTCCGTGGCTCGGATAAACGTGGTGGTGCCAACGGCGCGCGTATTCGTCTGGCACCGATGAAGGATTGGGAAGTCAACCAACCTGCACAACTGGCCAAGGTACTCAAGACGCTTGAGGGCATACAGGCTGACTTCAACAAGTCGGCTGCAGGCGGCAAGAAGATTTCATTGGCCGATCTGATCGTGCTGGCAGGCAGCGCCGGGGTAGAGCAGTCAGCCAAGGCTGCAGGCGTGAGCGTGACGGTGCCATTCACACCGGGGCGTAACGATGCGCGGCAGGATCAGACCGATGTGGATTCCTTCGACGTGCTTGAACCACGGGTTGACGGTTTCCGTAATTACGTCGGCAAGAAGTATGCTGTGCCGACCGAAGTATCGTTGATAGACAAGGCACAGTTGCTGAATTTAACTGCGCCCGAACTGACGGTGCTGATCGGTGGCTTGCGCACGATCAACATCAACGTTGGCGGCGTCAAGCATGGCGTGTTCACCAAGACGCCGGGCGTGTTGAACAACGACTTCTTCGTCAACTTGCTCGATATGGGCACGCAGTGGAAGCCGCTGGCGACTGATGCTGAGGTGTTTGAAGGTCGCGATCGCAAGAGCGGCGATGTCAAGTGGACGGGCACGCGGGTGGACCTGGTCTTTGGTTCCAACTCTGTGTTGCGTTCTGTGGCTGAGGTGTATGCCGAATCTGATGCGAAGGAAAAATTCGTCAATGACTTCATCACAGCCTGGGTCAAAGTGATGAACGCGGATAGATTCGACTTGGCGTAA
- a CDS encoding MgtC/SapB family protein, translating to MSSFDHAFSVYWSGPILDASIHLCFTLLAALILGALVGYERFYHGHAAGMRTYGVVCMASAALVAVLGHPDVWFGARSTLIAAPDPTHVIQGIVTGIGFLGAGVIVHEQYSTHGLTTAASIWASSAIGILVGLELYPAAIGLSLLSSACMAYGSKFENLLPSQEGIAVVLEFNHDEVPDTDVLYQFAKSHGYVIAQQSLSVIQSDHKIEWRFIATMVSHTRGEAITQLTQQLKEIKNLTGFQLTHARN from the coding sequence ATGTCTTCATTCGATCACGCTTTTTCCGTGTACTGGTCAGGGCCCATCCTGGATGCCAGCATTCACCTTTGCTTTACGTTATTAGCGGCCTTGATACTGGGAGCATTAGTAGGCTACGAACGTTTTTATCATGGCCATGCGGCAGGTATGCGCACCTATGGTGTGGTTTGCATGGCATCAGCAGCGTTGGTTGCTGTTCTTGGGCACCCGGATGTCTGGTTTGGTGCGCGTTCTACGCTGATCGCAGCACCTGATCCTACGCATGTGATTCAGGGCATAGTGACCGGCATTGGATTCCTGGGCGCGGGCGTGATCGTACATGAGCAATATTCAACACACGGACTCACCACGGCAGCCTCCATTTGGGCATCTTCGGCAATCGGGATTTTAGTGGGACTTGAACTCTACCCTGCCGCCATCGGTCTTTCATTACTGTCTAGTGCCTGCATGGCTTACGGCAGCAAGTTTGAAAATCTATTACCTTCGCAAGAGGGAATTGCTGTTGTCTTGGAGTTCAATCATGACGAAGTTCCTGATACAGATGTGCTGTATCAATTCGCTAAATCGCACGGATATGTGATTGCCCAACAATCACTGTCTGTAATCCAAAGTGATCATAAAATTGAATGGCGTTTTATTGCCACTATGGTCAGCCACACGCGTGGAGAAGCGATTACTCAGTTGACCCAGCAACTGAAAGAAATCAAAAATCTTACGGGATTCCAGCTCACTCACGCACGAAACTAA
- the cls gene encoding cardiolipin synthase: MHIRFLIRPALIALCLSLTACASLPDVRYLKTSLTPQDSITIQTSQGNLSKQKSESLLAKRLRSDNVKLPELAALEEAATGSPLIAGNKLTLLNDGPETMAAMLAAIKNAKNHINLETYIFNQDALGKEFAELLMQKQREGVQVNIIYDSIGSIGTPPEFFQQLRDSGINLLEFNPVNPFKQLFSWHLNNRDHRKILVVDGVIAFTGGINITSDYSSKSLFRSRKKDNVDLGWRDTHIQVEGPAVASFQWLFMQTWVSHKPDNLAERNYFPPLKPMGKKIVRVIASVPDGDYAVYKAYVLAMQEAKVSIHVTNAYFVPDVQLIQALTDAAKRGVDVKMVFPGISDAGLVMHAGRSFYTELLASGVRIFELQASVLHAKTAVIDGYWSTVGSTNLDMRSFLHNNEVNLITLDKSFGDVMESAFNEDLSNSVEITAEQWAQRPFSDRMREWMARRLEYWL; this comes from the coding sequence ATGCACATTCGATTCCTTATTCGACCAGCTCTGATCGCGCTGTGCCTCTCGCTCACGGCTTGCGCCTCGCTGCCTGATGTACGCTATTTAAAAACATCATTGACACCGCAAGACTCCATCACGATACAAACCAGCCAAGGCAATCTATCCAAACAAAAATCAGAATCCTTGCTGGCAAAACGCTTGCGTAGCGACAATGTCAAATTGCCTGAATTGGCAGCGCTGGAAGAAGCCGCGACCGGCAGTCCACTCATCGCAGGCAATAAACTCACGCTGCTGAATGACGGCCCAGAAACAATGGCAGCCATGCTTGCTGCCATCAAAAATGCTAAAAATCACATCAATCTGGAAACCTATATTTTCAATCAAGATGCCTTGGGCAAGGAGTTCGCGGAACTACTGATGCAGAAGCAGCGCGAAGGTGTACAGGTCAACATTATTTATGACAGCATAGGCTCCATCGGCACACCACCAGAATTTTTCCAGCAACTGCGCGACAGTGGAATCAACTTACTCGAATTCAATCCAGTCAATCCATTCAAGCAGCTCTTCTCCTGGCATTTGAATAATCGCGATCATCGCAAGATTCTAGTCGTCGATGGCGTGATTGCATTCACCGGCGGCATTAATATCACCAGCGATTACTCATCCAAATCACTATTTCGTTCACGTAAAAAAGACAATGTCGATCTAGGTTGGCGTGATACGCATATACAAGTAGAAGGACCCGCAGTCGCGTCGTTCCAATGGCTATTCATGCAAACATGGGTAAGTCATAAGCCAGATAATCTCGCTGAACGGAATTACTTCCCGCCGTTAAAACCCATGGGCAAAAAAATCGTGCGCGTCATCGCCAGCGTACCCGACGGTGATTACGCAGTGTACAAAGCCTATGTGCTCGCGATGCAGGAAGCAAAAGTATCCATACACGTTACCAATGCTTACTTCGTTCCGGATGTGCAATTGATACAAGCGCTTACCGATGCAGCCAAGCGTGGTGTCGATGTGAAGATGGTATTTCCCGGCATCTCTGACGCGGGACTGGTTATGCATGCGGGACGTTCGTTTTATACCGAGTTGCTTGCTAGCGGCGTACGCATATTTGAACTACAAGCATCGGTACTGCACGCAAAGACTGCCGTCATCGATGGTTATTGGTCAACCGTTGGTTCCACCAATCTCGATATGCGCAGCTTCTTGCACAATAACGAAGTCAATCTGATTACACTGGATAAGAGTTTTGGCGATGTAATGGAAAGTGCATTCAACGAAGATTTGAGTAACTCAGTAGAAATCACTGCTGAACAATGGGCGCAACGTCCGTTCTCGGATCGCATGCGCGAGTGGATGGCGCGACGTTTGGAATATTGGTTATAG
- a CDS encoding glyoxalase superfamily protein has translation MQISSAIPIIRIFDEAKAKEFYLDFLGFTTDWEHHFGDNFPLYLQIKRSDLILHLSEHHGDATPGSAIFIPIDDINTLHTELLNKDYKYAKPGVQDLPWGRMMDIADPFGNHLRFCQQV, from the coding sequence ATGCAAATATCCTCCGCCATTCCCATCATTCGCATCTTTGACGAAGCCAAAGCGAAAGAGTTTTATCTCGATTTTCTCGGCTTCACAACTGATTGGGAACATCACTTTGGGGATAACTTCCCTTTATATCTGCAAATAAAGCGCTCGGATTTGATTTTGCATCTGAGCGAACATCATGGCGATGCAACGCCAGGCTCCGCGATTTTCATTCCTATTGATGATATTAATACCTTGCACACGGAACTTTTAAACAAGGATTACAAGTATGCAAAACCTGGCGTACAAGATTTACCTTGGGGCCGCATGATGGATATTGCCGATCCGTTTGGTAATCATCTACGCTTTTGTCAGCAGGTTTGA
- a CDS encoding TetR/AcrR family transcriptional regulator has translation MLVFWRYGYEAASLSELTSAMGITPPSLYAAFGDKEQLFLEAVERYSTKSCDALQCLFDEAPTARDAIERLLQSSAIDNTCPSHPPGCLVVTSTTNCSASAEHVQSAMTERRDNVEVMIKTRIEQGMAKGELPPGTDASALASFYATVIQGMSTQARDTGDRDKLLAIASAAMRAWPVTK, from the coding sequence ATGTTGGTATTTTGGCGTTATGGCTACGAAGCCGCATCGCTGAGCGAACTGACATCTGCCATGGGCATTACACCGCCCAGCCTGTACGCTGCATTCGGCGACAAGGAACAATTGTTTCTTGAAGCGGTAGAGCGTTATTCAACGAAAAGCTGCGATGCCCTGCAATGCCTGTTTGATGAGGCGCCAACCGCACGCGACGCCATCGAGCGCTTATTGCAAAGCAGTGCCATCGACAATACCTGCCCTAGCCATCCGCCCGGCTGCCTGGTTGTCACGTCCACCACCAATTGCTCCGCCTCGGCCGAACACGTGCAAAGCGCAATGACAGAGCGCCGCGATAACGTGGAAGTCATGATCAAGACCAGAATCGAGCAAGGTATGGCTAAAGGCGAATTGCCACCCGGCACCGATGCCAGCGCCCTCGCCAGTTTTTACGCCACGGTGATACAGGGAATGTCGACGCAAGCCAGAGATACCGGCGATCGAGATAAATTGCTCGCGATTGCTTCTGCCGCAATGCGCGCCTGGCCTGTCACCAAGTAG
- a CDS encoding DUF2252 domain-containing protein, which produces MKVVNRIRKANQGRDPERLAMKYAAMRTDAFVFLRGTCHLFYDRLPKSGMFKSSPLVWCCGDLHIENLGSYKGDNRLAYFDINDFDEAVLAPIPWELSRLIVSILVGVPLLGLSNTDANILAQEFITAYVDALATGKARWVERETSSGLVRELLEQVRLRSRLDFLNKRTQNKKGQRHFRVDGKKLLPISDIERHQIHRFMQSFARTQDKPEFYKVIDIARRVAGTGSLGVARYAILVEGKGSPNQNYLLDLKQALPSSIAKHLEHLQPKWKSHAERVVTLQKRMQAVSIAFLHAVEIQDQPYVLRALQPTEDRVPLTGQEHHIDHLIGVVKVMGECVAWAQLRSSGREGSAIADTLIDFSGRKKWRNNLLSICHELADQVQDDWRTYCEAYDAGLFGPGEDSLKR; this is translated from the coding sequence ATGAAAGTCGTCAATCGCATACGCAAGGCAAATCAAGGGCGTGATCCGGAACGACTCGCGATGAAGTACGCCGCGATGCGTACTGACGCATTCGTATTTTTGCGTGGAACTTGCCACTTGTTCTATGACCGACTACCTAAGAGCGGGATGTTTAAATCGTCACCTTTGGTCTGGTGTTGCGGCGATTTGCATATCGAGAATTTAGGTAGCTACAAAGGTGATAACAGACTCGCTTATTTCGATATCAATGATTTCGATGAAGCCGTACTCGCTCCAATACCGTGGGAACTATCTCGACTGATAGTCAGCATACTCGTCGGCGTTCCCTTACTTGGTTTGTCAAATACGGATGCAAATATCCTTGCCCAAGAATTTATAACTGCCTACGTCGATGCACTCGCCACAGGCAAAGCCAGATGGGTAGAAAGAGAAACTTCTTCCGGCTTAGTTCGTGAGCTGCTAGAGCAAGTACGCCTACGCTCACGACTCGACTTCCTGAACAAGAGAACACAAAATAAAAAAGGCCAACGCCATTTTCGCGTCGATGGAAAAAAACTATTACCGATTTCAGATATAGAGCGACATCAGATCCATCGCTTTATGCAAAGCTTCGCGCGAACGCAAGATAAGCCGGAGTTTTACAAGGTCATTGATATCGCACGTCGCGTTGCTGGAACAGGGAGCCTTGGTGTTGCGCGTTATGCGATTTTGGTGGAAGGAAAAGGTTCGCCTAATCAAAACTATTTGCTCGACTTGAAGCAAGCCCTACCCTCATCTATCGCAAAGCATTTAGAGCATCTTCAGCCCAAATGGAAAAGTCATGCAGAGCGTGTCGTCACGTTACAGAAAAGAATGCAGGCAGTTTCCATCGCCTTCTTGCACGCAGTTGAAATTCAAGACCAGCCCTATGTCTTGCGCGCTTTACAGCCAACGGAAGATCGCGTCCCGCTCACAGGCCAAGAACATCACATCGATCATTTAATCGGTGTTGTCAAAGTGATGGGGGAATGCGTAGCATGGGCACAATTACGTAGTTCGGGACGTGAAGGTTCAGCGATCGCTGACACGCTCATTGATTTTTCAGGACGGAAAAAATGGCGTAATAATTTGCTTTCCATTTGCCATGAACTCGCAGATCAAGTCCAAGATGACTGGCGTACATATTGCGAAGCATACGATGCCGGCTTGTTTGGCCCTGGTGAAGATTCTTTAAAACGGTAG
- the mqo gene encoding malate dehydrogenase (quinone) codes for MFKKNYLALLAFALSLVVMPVHAAEVKKVDVMLIGGGIMSATLGIWLNELEPTWSMEMVERLDGVAKESSNGWNNAGTGHSALAELNYTPENKDGKVEIAKAIEINEAFQISRQFWAWQVKNGILKNPRSFINSTPHMSFVWGDENTKYLKKRYEALQASPLFRGMQYSEDPEQIKKWVPLMMEGRPANQKIAATWTPIGTDVNFGEITRQFVGTLQTKPNFSLKLSSEVQDITRNADGTWRIAYKNLKDGTKTQTDAKFVFIGAGGGALHLLQKSGIPEANEYGAFPVGGSFLVTDNPAIAERHLAKAYGKASVGAPPMSVPHLDTRVLDGKRVILFGPFATFSTKFLKEGSYLDLFTSATTHNVWPMVRVGVEQYPLVEYLAGQLMLSDDDRLKALQEYFPNAKKEDWRLWQAGQRVQIIKRDEKKGGELKLGTEVVSSKDGSIAGLLGASPGASTAAPIMLNVLEKVFKDKVATPAWQSKIRQIVPSYGTKLNDSPDKVYQEWVYTSQILQLTPPPAIDRTVVPQAAPARQPKNEPADLAL; via the coding sequence ATGTTTAAAAAAAACTACCTTGCCTTATTGGCTTTTGCTTTGTCTCTGGTTGTCATGCCTGTGCATGCAGCAGAAGTCAAAAAAGTAGATGTCATGCTCATCGGCGGCGGCATCATGAGTGCAACCTTGGGTATTTGGCTCAATGAGTTGGAGCCAACCTGGTCCATGGAAATGGTCGAGCGACTTGATGGTGTTGCCAAGGAAAGCTCGAACGGTTGGAATAATGCAGGTACCGGTCACTCAGCTTTAGCCGAACTGAACTACACGCCGGAAAACAAAGACGGCAAGGTCGAGATTGCCAAGGCTATCGAAATCAACGAAGCGTTCCAGATTTCACGCCAATTCTGGGCATGGCAAGTCAAGAACGGTATCTTGAAAAATCCTCGCTCCTTCATCAATTCAACGCCGCACATGAGTTTTGTGTGGGGTGACGAGAACACCAAATATTTGAAGAAACGCTACGAAGCGTTGCAAGCCAGCCCTTTATTCAGAGGCATGCAGTACTCTGAAGATCCTGAGCAAATCAAGAAGTGGGTTCCGCTCATGATGGAAGGACGTCCAGCGAATCAAAAGATCGCTGCTACATGGACACCTATCGGCACGGACGTGAACTTTGGCGAGATCACACGCCAGTTCGTCGGCACGCTTCAAACGAAACCGAATTTCTCCCTGAAGCTTTCCAGCGAAGTGCAAGACATCACGCGTAATGCGGATGGCACATGGCGTATTGCTTACAAGAATCTGAAGGATGGCACGAAGACACAAACTGATGCCAAGTTCGTGTTCATCGGTGCTGGCGGCGGTGCTTTGCACTTGCTGCAAAAGTCAGGCATTCCTGAAGCCAATGAATATGGTGCATTCCCTGTTGGTGGCTCCTTCCTCGTTACCGATAACCCAGCTATTGCTGAACGCCATTTAGCCAAAGCGTATGGCAAGGCATCAGTCGGTGCTCCTCCGATGTCGGTTCCGCATCTGGATACGCGTGTACTGGATGGCAAGCGCGTTATTTTATTTGGACCATTTGCAACGTTCTCTACCAAGTTCCTGAAGGAAGGTTCGTATCTGGATCTGTTCACGAGCGCGACTACGCACAACGTTTGGCCTATGGTGCGAGTTGGTGTTGAGCAGTATCCACTGGTTGAATACCTGGCTGGTCAACTGATGTTGTCTGACGACGATCGTCTGAAAGCATTGCAGGAATATTTCCCGAATGCGAAAAAAGAAGATTGGCGTTTGTGGCAAGCCGGTCAGCGCGTACAGATCATCAAACGCGATGAGAAAAAGGGCGGCGAGCTGAAATTGGGCACCGAGGTTGTTAGTTCCAAGGATGGCAGCATCGCAGGTTTGCTGGGTGCTTCTCCTGGTGCATCGACTGCAGCTCCTATCATGCTGAACGTGCTTGAAAAAGTGTTCAAGGATAAGGTCGCGACACCTGCTTGGCAGAGCAAGATACGCCAGATTGTTCCGAGCTACGGCACCAAGCTCAACGACAGCCCTGATAAGGTTTATCAGGAATGGGTATATACCAGCCAGATTCTCCAGTTGACACCGCCTCCTGCAATTGATCGCACGGTGGTTCCACAGGCTGCACCTGCGCGACAACCTAAGAATGAGCCTGCTGATCTGGCACTGTGA